A single region of the Podospora pseudopauciseta strain CBS 411.78 chromosome 1, whole genome shotgun sequence genome encodes:
- a CDS encoding hypothetical protein (COG:O; EggNog:ENOG503P0XE): MDNTNDLRTPPYRPSSHLTGRTKEDWEEWEDDEVLTPMTAAPMDGPLVDINTDPFPSGQPSQTTTASLAPRLSVQKVKRLKSRHRQKAQNARAGIKLVTDMSKFRQQKQQHIANQMKLNSANRESRTGKFVDAAALLALEGQQNGESSSTFGWLKRKPTKGKRVDRLVAESSPQVDLSPSAGPIMIGFEMPTDSDVVISPHTAVVATPVDLPPYFRQPPTSPPSKQPVSAWSPDTEDDFSPRGLDGMILPQTAYVPAVPSIPSGYRGQELSPISDRDRVDGFGMSKEGNNRRDTATTAFYVSDDDSYMDTPVTLFEEDGSPVVTKKSYSHTNRQRSNTGGSTRSQGWWDQVTSPFVPTPATPRLPTVGEAAEPKVNTEWWETTNQKTGLSPVLTRSNFGQSSSSKIETIPQQRPPRIIVQDFSPVEPTQSTPNLPGSAPAPAPITAPRAAPAPAPAPAPVPASTVVSQPETQTEKSRILVEESRTPELPPPYSPPHRQENVCYQAVLPPGHAATTMFPPSPGPVPVGLSQTMTSQGAIGLQNVPLTPPPTQMRLPDRPIGSFLPANYLPNLAAERKRRRHEKEDFVARKVGRGCFPCCGALGKPGPEGRKRRRVCFGILAALISMIILGVVLGVVLSRRTVAEASIPSRFLNLTDFPPMPTGISTVIGTQSDSSTVCIQPATLWSCSLPKEEADSVAPFNADQPSFILQIQFDNNTRQTWNVTGQEPPRPTPIDLGTGRPLDELNRTVGQNRTTTRSVSIRSNGISFSTILRRLFVTPRQTPANLILKPVPDPPTFQDMFFLGNTTDGVVSDDKAGEPTPFYISILRSVNSTVGPNLLTRRGGFDDHQNQPRQASGNLSPALNISELVPPPILNKDGTAAPANHLHFPTQQPLRLYDRGLPTERYSFYSYYNKTIYLSSLNERLPPSIDRNGGSPISEAKFVVTWLSVRYKVEIWTRKSNTTKLIGGFGGREANVNGTQPGTFPYPITVTLDTHGGIPGIKFVFMREVDERRRVFTSEAKLFLNRMNNTGDLVNPGGFFNPSFGGMDGGTGGCRCEYTNFVGVNGLRSAD, translated from the coding sequence ATGGACAACACGAACGACTTACGGACCCCTCCCTATCGTCCCAGCAGCCACCTCACTGGCAGGACCAAGGAGGACTGGGAAGAatgggaggatgatgaagtgTTGACTCCCATGACAGCTGCCCCCATGGACGGCCCCTTGGTGGACATCAACACAGACCCATTTCCATCTGGACAGCCAAGCCAGACAACAACCGCCTCTTTAGCACCACGCCTGTCCGTACagaaggtgaagaggttAAAATCTCGACATAGACAAAAGGCACAAAACGCAAGGGCGGGCATCAAACTGGTCACCGACATGTCCAAGTTCCGTCAACAAAAGCAGCAGCATATCGCCAACCAAATGAAACTGAATTCGGCAAATCGCGAGAGTCGAACAGGGAAATTTGTTGATGCCGCCGCCTTGTTAGCTTTGGAAGGGCAACAGAACGGTGAATCTAGCAGCACTTTCGGCTGGCTGAAACGGAAGCCGACAAAAGGCAAAAGAGTCGATAGGCTAGTTGCTGAGTCTTCGCCGCAGGTTGATCTCTCACCTAGTGCCGGGCCTATTATGATCGGCTTCGAGATGCCTACAGACTCGGATGTAGTCATCAGCCCCCATACAGCTGTGGTCGCGACACCAGTGGACTTGCCCCCCTATTTTCgccaaccaccaacatcaccgccatcaaagCAGCCGGTATCTGCATGGTCACCGGATACCGAGGACGATTTCTCACCTCGGGGTCTCGATGGCATGATCCTTCCACAAACGGCCTATGTCCCAGCCGttccatccatcccttcTGGCTACAGAGGTCAGGAATTATCTCCTATATCTGACCGCGATCGTGTGGATGGCTTTGGGATGAGCAAAGAGGGTAACAACAGACGAGACACGGCAACAACTGCATTTTATGTCAGTGACGATGACAGCTATATGGACACACCCGTGACGCTTtttgaggaagatggcagTCCAGTAGTTACCAAAAAGTCATACAGCCACACTAACAGGCAGAGGTCAAATACTGGTGGGAGTACGCGATCTCAGGGATGGTGGGATCAAGTCACTTCCCCTTTTGTaccaaccccagcaacaccaagactCCCGACTGTAGGAGAAGCTGCTGAGCCAAAGGTGAATACTGAATGGTGGGAAACGACAAACCAGAAGACGGGGCTCTCCCCTGTTCTCACGAGGTCCAATTTTGGCCAGTCTAGCAGTTCGAAGATTGAGACAATTCCACAGCAACGTCCGCCACGCATCATTGTTCAGGACTTTTCACCAGTTGAGCCCACGCAATCAACTCCAAACCTGCCAGgatcagcaccagcaccagcacctaTTACAGCCCCGAGAGCAGccccagctccagctccagcgcCGGCACCGGTACCAGCATCAACAGTAGTGTCTCAACCTGAGACCCAAACAGAAAAGTCACGCATCCTGGTCGAGGAATCTCGAACACCCGAGCTCCCGCCTCCCTATTCACCTCCACATAGACAGGAGAATGTTTGTTACCAGGCGGTGCTTCCTCCAGGCCACGCTGCGACCACCATGttccccccatcaccaggtCCCGTCCCTGTTGGTTTATCGCAGACAATGACATCCCAAGGCGCCATCGGTCTCCAAAATGTTCCTCTGACACCACCTCCGACACAGATGCGGCTGCCAGACCGGCCGATAGGGTCTTTTCTCCCAGCAAACTATTTGCCCAACTTGGCGGCAGAACGAAAGCGAAGGAGGCACGAAAAAGAAGACTTTGTGGCGAGGAAAGTAGGGCGTGGGTGTTTCCCATGCTGCGGTGCTCTTGGGAAGCCAGGGCCCGAGGGACGGAAGCGGAGACGAGTGTGCTTTGGGATCCTTGCTGCCCTCATCTCCATGATCATTTTGGGGGTTGTCCTTGGAGTGGTTCTATCACGGCGCACAGTGGCCGAAGCAAGCATCCCATCACGGtttctcaacctcaccgACTTCCCACCAATGCCCACTGGCATTTCGACAGTGATAGGAACTCAGTCAGACTCAAGCACAGTCTGCATCCAACCGGCAACACTTTGGAGTTGCTCGCTCCCAAAAGAAGAGGCCGATTCCGTGGCCCCTTTCAACGCGGACCAGCCAAGCTTCATCCTTCAAATCCAGttcgacaacaacaccagacaGACATGGAACGTCACCGGTCAAGAACCCCCCCGGCCTACCCCCATAGACCTCGGAACCGGAAGACCCCTAGATGAACTCAACCGCACAGTCGGCCAGAACCGCACCACCACTCGCTCCGTCTCCATCCGCAGCAACGGCATCAGCTTCTCAACCATCCTCCGCCGACTCTTCGTCACACCCCGCCAAACCCccgccaacctcatcctcaaacccGTCCCCGACCCTCCCACCTTCCAAGACATGTTCTTCCTAggcaacaccaccgacgGTGTTGTCTCTGACGACAAAGCCGGCGAGCCCACCCCCTTCTacatctccatcctccgCTCCGTGAACTCCACCGTCggccccaacctcctcacccgcaGGGGGGGATTTGACGACCATCAAAACCAACCCCGCCAAGCCTCAGgcaacctctcccccgcccTCAACATCTCCGAACTCGTCCCCCCACCCATCCTAAACAAAGACGGCACCGCCGCGCCCgccaaccacctccacttTCCCACtcagcaacccctccgcctcTACGACCGCGGCCTACCAACAGAACGATACTCTTTCTATTCGTACTACAACAAAACAATctacctctcctccctcaacgagcggctccccccctccatcgaCCGCAACGGCGGCTCCCCCATCTCAGAAGCGAAATTTGTCGTTACCTGGCTCTCGGTCCGGTATAAAGTCGAGATCTGGACTCGCAagtccaacaccaccaagctAATCGGCGGGTTTGGCGGTCGGGAGGCGAATGTAAACGGGACACAGCCCGGCACGTTCCCTTACCCGATTACAGTCACGCTTGATACGCACGGGGGTATCCCGGGGATTAAATTTGTTTTTATgcgggaggtggatgagagGCGGAGGGTTTTCACCAGTGAGGCGAAACTGTTCCTCAATCGGATGAACAACACGGGGGATTTGGTCAACCCGGGCGGGTTCTTCAACCCGAGTTttggggggatggatggtggtACTGGGGGTTGCAGGTGTGAGTACACCAACTTTGTGGGGGTGAATGGCTTGAGGTCTGCGGActga
- the MNN10 gene encoding alpha-1,6-mannosyltransferase (CAZy:GT34; COG:G; COG:M; EggNog:ENOG503NXHI), with product MSLSRSPSPVPGGGWASPGLNIGSGRSSPTRGYTGGSSSATPVMWESSRLKKAGGSGYPSFATQNSGFLSKHMRKISSSLPRFNSSSSSPYSEKEKLGRGRWSAQNVPLLGRLRALMGRMGRKMKIRLLILLMLLFCIIVFYNTPLVYHWRRTSWLGGGQKFVIILAANVGGGVMEWKGAREWAIERDSVRNKKKYVGRWGYDLEIVDMSTKKRYAHEWRESWEKVDFIRTALRKYPKAEWIWWLDLNTFIMEPSYSLQDHIFDNLHKHVYRDINEYNPLNITHPMTDEYLDADSRSPVGDGNVNSVNLILPQDCSGFNLGSFFVRRSPWTDRLLDVWWDPVAYEQRHMEWEHKEQDALEQLYTTQPWIRKHTGFLPQRMINSFPPGACSENGNDTRIHYDQKDRDFLVNMAGCEWGRDCWGEMYNYRELSYWLNRNPWELFKEEFVAVIWFKLTGQKVKL from the exons ATGTCCTTGTCTCGCAGTCCATCTCCCGTACCTGGCGGCGGTTGGGCCAGCCCAGGTCTCAACATCGGCAGCGGTCGATCGAGTCCAACCAGAGGATACACAGGGGGGTCGAGCAGCGCAACGCCTGTCATGTGGGAATCATCAAGACTAAAAAAGGCTGGCGGGTCCGGGTACCCTTCCTTTGCGACGCAGAACTCGGGCTTCCTGTCAAAACACATGCGCAAGATATCGAGCAGCCTCCCCCGTTTCaacagctccagcagctcgcCCTATTCCGAGAAAGAGAAGCTTGGCCGTGGTAGATGGTCGGCTCAAAACGTACCGTTGCTGGGAAGATTACGGGCTCTCATGGGACGCATGGGCCGGAAGATGAAGATACGGCTACTCATTTTGCTTATGCTTTTATTTTGCATCATCGTATTTTACAATACTC CTTTGGTATATCACTGGAGAAGAACGTCATGGCTTGGCGGCGGTCAAAAGTTTGTCATCATATTGGCTGCCAACGTTGGTGGCGGTGTCATGGAGTGGAAGGGAGCACGAGAATGGGCGATTGAGCGAGACTCGGTTAGgaacaaaaagaaatacGTGGGCAGATGGGGATACGATCTGGAGATTGTCGACATGAGCACCAAGAAACGGTATGCCCACGAATGGCGCGAGAGTTGGGAGAAGGTGGATTTCATTCGCACAGCGCTCAGAAAGTACCCCAAGGCCGAATG GATCTGGTGGCTTGATCTGAACACCTTTATCATGGAACCAAGCTATTCACTCCAGGACCACATCTTCGACAACCTTCACAAGCATGTCTACCGTGACATCAACGAATACAACCCGCTCAACATCACACACCCGATGACGGACGAGTACCTCGACGCTGATTCGCGAAGCCCCGTGGGTGATGGCAACGTCAACTCGGTGAACTTGATCCTGCCCCAGGACTGCTCTGGATTCAACCTTGGCTCCTTCTTTGTTCGCCGGAGCCCGTGGACTGACCGGTTGCTGGATGTCTGGTGGGATCCTGTGGCATACGAACAGAGGCACATGGAGTGGGAGCATAAGGAGCAGGATGCGCTGGAGCAGCTGTACACTACTCAGCCCTGGATCCGGAAGCACACTGGTTTCCTTCCGCAGCGCATGATCAACAGCTTCCCACCGGGGGCGTGCTCAGAGAACGGCAACGACACCCGGATCCACTACGATCAAAAGGACCGGGACTTTTTGGTCAACATGGCTGGTTGCGAATGGGGCCGCGACTGCTGGGGAGAAATGTACAATTACCGTGAGCTCAGCTACTGGCTCAACCGAAACCCCTGGGAGCTCTtcaaggaggagtttgtggCTGTCATTTGGTTCAAACTCACGGGCCAAAAGGTCAAACTTTAA